The Chitinivorax tropicus genome includes a region encoding these proteins:
- a CDS encoding metalloregulator ArsR/SmtB family transcription factor, producing MINADDVFDVLADTTRRRMLALLMAEDELSVAELCYAIDCSQPKASRHLAKLRDARVVSVRRDRVWKHYRLHPQLPAWAFQVLQTMTHSGEQASMLGRDLNRLATMPDRPIGAEHARATPQSTNVEYLPVRAAPATPNSVTPAPTV from the coding sequence ATGATCAACGCCGACGATGTCTTCGATGTTCTGGCCGACACCACGCGCCGCCGTATGCTAGCTCTGTTGATGGCAGAGGATGAATTGAGTGTAGCTGAGTTGTGCTATGCCATTGATTGCTCGCAACCTAAGGCATCCCGGCACCTTGCAAAGTTGCGCGATGCGCGTGTGGTAAGTGTCCGCCGTGACCGCGTATGGAAGCATTACCGCCTACATCCACAACTGCCTGCCTGGGCTTTCCAGGTGTTGCAGACCATGACTCACAGTGGTGAGCAAGCATCCATGCTGGGGCGCGACTTGAACCGCTTGGCCACGATGCCCGATCGTCCGATCGGCGCGGAACATGCACGTGCAACACCGCAGTCTACCAATGTTGAATACCTGCCGGTTCGTGCAGCGCCTGCTACGCCGAATAGCGTCACGCCAGCGCCGACTGTCTAA